The Agromyces marinus genome window below encodes:
- a CDS encoding ABC transporter ATP-binding protein, whose protein sequence is MTSVSRSAADDETPEGTGTGVSADSGESAAPAKSGSGRSTARPGARSTGKAASTTASSSRSRAASASAKKTSATRAASGSGAAKRASGASTAAKAAERRSAAKAPAEATAGPATDETATDAATERPAPRAASSTSKKSGTGARPAAKRPAATAAAKRTSAKAAAKPASKPAGAPRPTSSDAAPADVGPEALEQPASTPSKRAASARGSAAETSAARSGTAKSARASAAAAARARATEARRESASARARVAASVTTDTTEAERTPRRPTAPEVAEADGSAGIDDASANDASSDASASDAEGTSGTAQAPIDASGLAAAEATRTWHPGGPEEGDADEPVVDEFEPVDEPALDEPAPGDPSDEPAPTPGTPESSPDGERGVAVIPLTTAPATAAKATPRKKRTLRVARDAPAADAPVVLAIDGLVKRYGDTTAVDAISLDIRAGSFYGIVGPNGAGKTTTLSMITGLLRPDGGSVHVHGIDVWKDPRGAKRITGVLPDRLRLFDRLTGSEMLYYSGSLRGLDHRTVLERSADLADAFGLDDALDRLVADYSAGMTKKIALACAMIHSPRVLVLDEPFESVDPVSAANLTDILERYVGGGGTVLLSSHGMDLIERVCDSAAIIVGGRVLASGTLDEVRQGDTLEDRFVELAGGRKAAEGMEWLHSFSD, encoded by the coding sequence GTGACTTCTGTTTCGCGATCAGCCGCTGACGACGAGACTCCCGAAGGCACCGGCACGGGGGTGTCCGCCGACTCGGGGGAGTCCGCAGCGCCCGCGAAGTCCGGTTCCGGCCGGAGCACCGCGCGTCCCGGCGCCCGCTCCACGGGGAAGGCGGCATCGACCACCGCCTCGTCGAGCAGGTCGAGGGCCGCCTCGGCCTCGGCGAAGAAGACCTCGGCCACTCGGGCCGCGTCCGGTTCGGGCGCGGCGAAGCGGGCCTCCGGTGCGAGCACCGCGGCGAAGGCGGCCGAGCGCAGGTCGGCGGCGAAGGCGCCCGCTGAGGCGACCGCGGGTCCGGCCACCGACGAGACGGCGACGGATGCCGCGACCGAGCGCCCAGCGCCCCGGGCCGCGTCGTCGACCTCGAAGAAGTCGGGCACGGGTGCGCGCCCCGCGGCCAAGCGCCCGGCCGCGACCGCCGCGGCCAAGCGGACCTCGGCCAAGGCCGCCGCGAAGCCCGCATCGAAGCCCGCCGGCGCGCCGCGTCCGACGTCATCGGACGCAGCACCGGCCGACGTCGGTCCGGAGGCCCTGGAGCAGCCGGCGTCGACCCCGTCGAAGCGGGCGGCGTCCGCGCGGGGTTCCGCAGCCGAGACATCGGCGGCCCGGAGCGGCACCGCGAAGTCGGCCCGCGCCTCCGCGGCGGCCGCGGCACGTGCGCGTGCCACCGAGGCGCGCCGCGAGTCGGCCTCCGCGCGTGCCAGGGTGGCCGCGTCGGTGACGACCGACACGACCGAGGCCGAGCGAACCCCGCGCCGCCCGACCGCGCCGGAGGTCGCCGAGGCCGACGGCTCGGCCGGGATCGACGACGCCTCGGCGAATGACGCCTCGAGCGACGCCTCGGCGAGCGACGCCGAGGGCACGTCCGGAACCGCCCAGGCGCCGATCGATGCATCGGGGCTCGCGGCCGCCGAGGCCACCCGCACCTGGCATCCCGGCGGGCCGGAGGAGGGCGACGCGGACGAGCCCGTGGTCGATGAGTTCGAGCCGGTGGACGAGCCGGCGCTCGACGAGCCCGCGCCCGGCGACCCTTCCGACGAGCCTGCCCCCACCCCTGGAACGCCCGAGTCGTCGCCCGACGGCGAGCGCGGCGTGGCCGTCATCCCGCTCACCACTGCGCCCGCCACGGCCGCCAAGGCCACGCCCCGCAAGAAGCGCACCCTCAGGGTCGCCCGCGACGCACCGGCCGCCGACGCCCCGGTCGTGCTCGCGATCGACGGGCTCGTCAAGCGCTACGGCGACACGACCGCCGTCGACGCGATCAGCCTCGACATCCGCGCCGGCTCGTTCTACGGCATCGTCGGACCGAACGGCGCAGGCAAGACGACGACCCTCTCGATGATCACGGGCCTGCTCCGACCCGACGGCGGGTCGGTGCACGTGCACGGCATCGACGTGTGGAAGGACCCGCGCGGCGCGAAGCGCATCACGGGCGTGCTCCCGGACCGCCTGCGCCTGTTCGACCGGCTCACCGGGTCCGAGATGCTCTACTACTCGGGTTCGCTCCGCGGGCTCGACCACCGGACGGTGCTCGAGCGCAGTGCCGACCTGGCCGACGCCTTCGGCCTCGACGACGCCCTCGACCGGCTCGTCGCCGACTACTCGGCCGGCATGACCAAGAAGATCGCGCTCGCCTGCGCCATGATCCACTCGCCGCGCGTGCTCGTCCTGGACGAACCGTTCGAATCCGTCGACCCTGTGTCGGCGGCGAACCTCACCGACATCCTCGAGCGCTACGTCGGGGGCGGCGGCACCGTGCTCCTCTCCAGCCACGGCATGGACCTCATCGAACGCGTCTGCGATTCGGCGGCGATCATCGTGGGCGGCCGGGTCCTGGCATCCGGCACGCTCGACGAGGTCCGGCAGGGCGACACGCTCGAGGACCGGTTCGTCGAGCTCGCGGGCGGGCGCAAGGCAGCGGAGGGCATGGAATGGTTGCACAGCTTCTCCGACTGA
- a CDS encoding phosphocholine cytidylyltransferase family protein: MTTQIVILAAGMGSRLGRSLPKPLTELSDGRTIMRQQFDNIEHSFGRNAAVTIVVGYKLEHIIEAFPQASFVYNEEYDQTNTSKSLMRALQASQQGGVLWMNGDVVFDPCILDRALPFIARDQSFVTVNTAKVSDEEVKYTTSAEGYIKELSKTVKGGLGEAVGINYIAARDKSVFLAHLQRVGAQDYFERGLELAIEQNGLLVEPMDVSDLYAVEIDFAEDLERANHFV; the protein is encoded by the coding sequence GTGACCACCCAGATCGTGATCCTCGCAGCCGGCATGGGGAGCCGGCTCGGGCGTTCCCTCCCCAAACCGCTCACCGAGCTCAGCGACGGCCGCACCATCATGCGCCAGCAGTTCGACAACATCGAGCACTCGTTCGGCCGCAACGCCGCGGTGACGATCGTGGTCGGCTACAAGCTCGAGCACATCATCGAGGCCTTCCCGCAGGCGTCCTTCGTCTACAACGAGGAGTACGACCAGACGAACACCTCGAAGTCGCTCATGCGCGCCCTGCAGGCGTCGCAGCAGGGCGGGGTGCTGTGGATGAACGGCGACGTCGTCTTCGACCCGTGCATCCTCGACCGCGCACTGCCGTTCATCGCCCGCGACCAGTCGTTCGTGACCGTCAACACGGCGAAGGTGTCCGACGAAGAGGTGAAGTACACCACGAGCGCCGAGGGCTACATCAAGGAGCTCTCCAAGACCGTCAAGGGCGGCCTGGGCGAGGCGGTCGGCATCAACTACATCGCCGCCCGCGACAAGTCCGTGTTCCTCGCGCACCTGCAGCGCGTCGGCGCGCAGGACTACTTCGAGCGCGGCCTCGAGCTCGCGATCGAGCAGAACGGCCTGCTCGTCGAGCCGATGGACGTCTCCGACCTCTACGCGGTCGAGATCGACTTCGCCGAAGACCTGGAGCGCGCCAACCACTTCGTGTGA
- a CDS encoding ABC transporter permease produces MSYADSHPFSRTRWAGYRHSLWLLTTRDLKVRYSTSALGYLWSVLDPLVMAGIYWFVFTQIFERLVGTEPYIVFLLTALLPWMWFNGAVSDSTRAYLKDAKLVRSTKLPRTIWVNRIVLSKGIEFVLALPVLALFALVFAAEVTWGILWFPLAVALQAALTAGIGMIVAPLVVFFRDLERATKLILRFLFYASPIVYGTANLPEELHFWAAFNPLTGIFGLYRATFFPGELDPFAVGIAAAMSLAFLALGLWVFRRTERQVLKEI; encoded by the coding sequence ATGAGCTACGCCGACTCGCATCCGTTCTCGCGGACGCGGTGGGCCGGATACCGGCACTCCCTGTGGTTGCTCACCACGCGCGACCTGAAGGTGCGCTACTCGACCTCGGCCCTCGGGTACCTCTGGTCGGTGCTCGACCCGCTCGTCATGGCGGGCATCTACTGGTTCGTCTTCACGCAGATCTTCGAGCGGCTCGTCGGAACCGAGCCGTACATCGTGTTCCTGCTCACGGCCCTGCTGCCGTGGATGTGGTTCAACGGCGCCGTCTCGGACTCGACGCGCGCCTACCTCAAGGACGCCAAGCTCGTCAGGTCCACCAAGCTCCCCCGGACGATCTGGGTCAACCGCATCGTCCTCTCGAAGGGGATCGAGTTCGTGCTGGCCCTGCCCGTGCTCGCGCTGTTCGCCCTCGTGTTCGCGGCCGAGGTCACCTGGGGCATCCTCTGGTTCCCGCTCGCGGTCGCGCTGCAGGCCGCGCTCACGGCGGGGATCGGGATGATCGTCGCACCCCTCGTGGTGTTCTTCCGCGACCTGGAACGGGCGACCAAGCTCATCCTTCGCTTCCTGTTCTACGCGTCGCCGATCGTCTACGGCACCGCGAACCTGCCCGAGGAACTGCACTTCTGGGCGGCGTTCAACCCGCTCACGGGCATCTTCGGGCTCTACCGGGCCACGTTCTTCCCCGGCGAGCTCGACCCGTTCGCGGTCGGCATCGCCGCCGCGATGTCGCTGGCATTCCTCGCGCTGGGCCTCTGGGTGTTCCGGCGCACCGAACGCCAGGTGCTGAAGGAGATCTGA
- a CDS encoding ABC transporter ATP-binding protein, whose translation MPEAAIRTDDLGIRFRRNRRARRSFKDLFSTARRRNRPGEFWALRGLSIDVRPGEAIGVVGRNGQGKSTLLKLVAGVLIPDEGSVTVSGGVAPLIEITGGFVDDLTVRDNVYLTAGLHGMTRAQVDAKFEEIIGFADIGDFLDTPYKHLSSGMKVRIAFAVIAQLDEPILLVDEVLAVGDKAFREKCYRRIEELLAGGRTLFFVSHNERDLRRFCTRGLYLDKGALVLDAGIDEVLDRYNADYGI comes from the coding sequence ATGCCCGAGGCCGCCATCCGCACCGACGACCTCGGCATCCGCTTCCGCCGCAACCGGCGCGCTCGCCGCTCGTTCAAGGACCTGTTCTCCACCGCCCGCAGGCGGAACCGACCCGGCGAGTTCTGGGCGCTGCGCGGGCTCAGCATCGACGTCCGCCCGGGTGAGGCGATCGGCGTGGTCGGCCGCAACGGCCAGGGCAAGTCCACGCTGCTGAAGCTCGTCGCGGGCGTGCTCATCCCCGACGAGGGCTCGGTGACGGTCAGCGGCGGGGTCGCGCCGCTCATCGAGATCACCGGCGGGTTCGTCGACGACCTGACCGTTCGCGACAACGTGTACCTCACCGCGGGACTGCACGGAATGACGCGTGCCCAGGTCGACGCGAAGTTCGAGGAGATCATCGGGTTCGCCGACATCGGCGACTTCCTCGACACGCCCTACAAGCATCTCTCCAGCGGCATGAAGGTGCGCATCGCCTTCGCGGTGATCGCCCAACTCGACGAACCGATCCTCCTCGTGGACGAGGTGCTCGCGGTGGGCGACAAGGCGTTCCGCGAGAAGTGCTACCGCCGGATCGAGGAGCTCCTCGCGGGCGGGCGCACGCTGTTCTTCGTCTCCCACAACGAACGCGACCTGCGCCGGTTCTGCACGCGCGGCCTCTACCTCGACAAGGGCGCCCTCGTGCTCGACGCCGGCATCGACGAGGTGCTCGACCGGTACAACGCCGACTACGGGATCTGA
- a CDS encoding CDP-glycerol glycerophosphotransferase family protein has product MGLRKDARRAVKLVQNVVRSRRAQARLVEELAKQGPLEPHRYRVGVYFADGKVNLYQLRQWYKPLARLAERHPVLVLSRASGAALALLDEAPLPVAYVRRVADLERVIHEQDLHVVFYVNQNSKNFQMMRYGRRWHVFINHGESDKMYMTTNQFKAYDYALIAGDAARARLDKVLWDYDFDKRAIPIGRPQADHYLDGRALPYPADGREVVLYAPTWEGDRGAAAYGSIASHGVDLVRALLATGRHRVIYRPHPRSGVVDEAYGAANREIVRLIEQANAGDPSAVHVFDQGKDLGWQLAAADVAIVDISAMVYDRLAAGRPLLITRPVSPQAQVDTGGYLSACEWLDAADGSSMLARVDEVAHDPQALERLGYWVERYFGDTSPGVTTERFHAAVDHLMAEWERFAALHATDPDIDEHDAEGEAAEQSDDIEVD; this is encoded by the coding sequence GTGGGTTTGAGGAAAGACGCGCGTCGCGCCGTGAAGCTCGTGCAGAACGTCGTGCGATCGCGTCGCGCCCAGGCGCGCCTGGTCGAGGAACTCGCGAAGCAGGGGCCGCTCGAGCCGCATCGGTACCGGGTCGGCGTGTACTTCGCCGACGGCAAGGTCAACCTGTACCAGCTCCGCCAGTGGTACAAGCCGCTCGCCCGGCTCGCCGAGCGGCATCCGGTCCTGGTCCTCAGCCGCGCGTCGGGTGCCGCGCTCGCGCTGCTCGACGAGGCGCCGCTTCCCGTGGCGTACGTCCGGCGCGTGGCCGATCTCGAGCGGGTCATCCACGAGCAGGACCTGCACGTGGTGTTCTACGTCAACCAGAACTCCAAGAACTTCCAGATGATGCGCTACGGGCGCCGGTGGCACGTGTTCATCAACCACGGCGAGTCCGACAAGATGTACATGACCACCAACCAGTTCAAGGCGTACGACTACGCCCTGATCGCGGGGGATGCCGCGCGGGCGCGCCTCGACAAGGTGCTGTGGGACTACGACTTCGACAAGCGGGCGATCCCGATCGGGCGGCCCCAGGCCGATCACTACCTCGACGGGCGAGCGTTGCCGTATCCGGCGGACGGCCGCGAGGTCGTGCTGTACGCGCCGACGTGGGAGGGCGACCGGGGCGCCGCCGCGTACGGGTCGATCGCCTCGCACGGCGTCGACCTGGTGCGGGCGCTCCTCGCGACCGGGCGGCACCGGGTCATCTACCGGCCCCATCCGCGTTCCGGTGTCGTCGACGAGGCGTACGGCGCTGCGAACCGCGAGATCGTGCGGCTCATCGAGCAGGCCAACGCGGGCGACCCGTCGGCCGTGCACGTCTTCGACCAGGGCAAGGACCTCGGCTGGCAGCTCGCCGCGGCCGATGTCGCGATCGTCGACATCTCGGCGATGGTCTACGACCGCCTGGCGGCGGGCAGGCCGCTGCTCATCACGCGCCCGGTGAGCCCGCAGGCGCAGGTCGACACGGGCGGGTACCTGTCGGCGTGCGAGTGGCTCGATGCGGCGGACGGGTCGTCGATGCTCGCCCGGGTGGACGAGGTCGCGCACGACCCGCAGGCGCTCGAGCGGCTGGGCTACTGGGTGGAGCGCTACTTCGGCGACACGTCGCCGGGGGTGACGACCGAACGGTTCCATGCGGCGGTCGACCACCTGATGGCGGAGTGGGAGCGGTTCGCCGCGCTCCACGCGACGGACCCCGACATCGACGAGCACGACGCGGAGGGCGAGGCGGCCGAGCAGTCCGACGACATCGAGGTGGACTGA
- a CDS encoding glycosyltransferase family 2 protein, which translates to MGRRPDELARGIRSVLDQRGVEVDVVCVGNGWDPATAEPPLPTAVRTLHLPENLGIPAGRNRGVPEVGGEVLFFLDDDAFLPSPDFLADGCRLLAVHPDLGLVQPRVVDPTGLVSPRRWIPRIRKGDPAHSSDVFSCWEGAVLMPRAVFEATGGWADPFFYAHEGIELAWRVWDAGYRAWYAGELEAAHPVIDPARHEYYYRLNARNRVWLARRNLPLVLVPCYVGSWTAIQVLRWFRRPAALRAWFAGWRAGWRENPGERRPMRWRTVWRMTRAGRPPVV; encoded by the coding sequence ATGGGCCGGCGCCCGGACGAGCTCGCGCGCGGCATCCGCAGCGTGCTCGACCAGCGCGGCGTCGAGGTCGACGTCGTCTGCGTCGGCAACGGCTGGGACCCGGCGACGGCCGAGCCGCCGCTGCCGACGGCGGTGCGCACGCTGCACCTCCCCGAGAACCTCGGCATCCCCGCGGGCCGCAACCGCGGCGTGCCCGAGGTCGGTGGCGAGGTCCTCTTCTTCCTCGACGACGACGCGTTCCTGCCGAGTCCGGACTTCCTCGCCGACGGATGCCGCCTGCTCGCGGTGCACCCGGACCTCGGGCTCGTGCAGCCCCGCGTGGTCGACCCGACGGGCCTGGTGTCGCCGCGGCGGTGGATCCCGCGCATCCGCAAGGGCGACCCGGCGCACTCGAGCGACGTGTTCTCGTGCTGGGAGGGCGCGGTGCTCATGCCGCGCGCCGTGTTCGAGGCGACCGGCGGCTGGGCCGACCCGTTCTTCTACGCGCACGAGGGCATCGAGCTGGCCTGGCGGGTGTGGGATGCCGGCTACCGCGCCTGGTACGCGGGTGAGCTCGAGGCCGCGCACCCCGTGATCGACCCGGCCCGCCACGAGTACTACTACCGGCTGAACGCCCGCAACCGGGTGTGGCTCGCGCGGCGCAACCTGCCGCTCGTGCTCGTGCCGTGCTACGTGGGGTCGTGGACGGCGATCCAGGTCCTGCGCTGGTTCCGGCGGCCCGCGGCGCTGCGCGCGTGGTTCGCCGGTTGGCGTGCCGGCTGGCGCGAGAACCCGGGCGAGCGGCGCCCGATGCGGTGGCGCACGGTGTGGCGGATGACTCGCGCCGGGCGTCCTCCGGTCGTCTAG
- a CDS encoding CDP-alcohol phosphatidyltransferase family protein, translated as MTEAMPERGIPASLAEQRAVTQPPEVRGRRNAEHWTASLYLRNLSPYLTWAFLHTRISANGVTAIMILVGWSTAAALLIPGVWGALLAVLLGQLQMLVDCCDGEVARWRRTSSPAGVFLDKVGHYTTEALIPIALGIRAAAYPLEFPADFLWTTIAALLALVIVLNKALNDMVHVARANAGLPRLADTHGESAPRPGLVAKLRRAARFLPFHRLYHSVELTLIALAAAVVGLFVGQPIVDRVVLAALLPLALLALAGHFVAIMASRRVRA; from the coding sequence ATGACCGAAGCCATGCCGGAGCGCGGCATCCCCGCGAGCCTCGCCGAACAGCGCGCCGTGACCCAGCCGCCCGAGGTCCGGGGCCGCCGCAACGCCGAGCACTGGACGGCGTCGCTGTACCTGCGCAACCTGTCGCCGTACCTCACGTGGGCGTTCCTGCACACGAGGATCTCGGCGAACGGCGTCACCGCGATCATGATCCTCGTCGGCTGGTCGACGGCCGCGGCGCTGCTCATCCCGGGGGTCTGGGGCGCGCTGCTCGCCGTCCTGCTCGGCCAGCTGCAGATGCTGGTCGACTGCTGCGACGGCGAGGTCGCGCGCTGGCGGCGCACGTCGAGCCCGGCAGGCGTGTTCCTCGACAAGGTCGGCCACTACACGACCGAGGCGCTGATCCCGATCGCGCTCGGCATCCGCGCGGCGGCCTACCCGCTCGAGTTCCCCGCCGACTTCCTGTGGACCACGATCGCGGCGCTGCTCGCGCTCGTGATCGTGCTGAACAAGGCGCTGAACGACATGGTGCACGTCGCCCGCGCGAACGCGGGCCTGCCCAGGCTCGCAGACACGCACGGCGAGTCGGCCCCGCGGCCGGGCCTCGTCGCGAAGCTCCGCAGGGCGGCGCGCTTCCTGCCGTTCCACCGGCTGTACCACTCGGTCGAGCTCACGCTCATCGCGCTCGCGGCGGCGGTCGTCGGCCTGTTCGTCGGGCAGCCGATCGTCGATCGCGTGGTGCTCGCGGCCCTGCTCCCGCTCGCGCTGCTCGCCCTGGCCGGGCACTTCGTCGCGATCATGGCGTCCCGCCGTGTCCGTGCCTGA
- a CDS encoding glycosyltransferase family 2 protein produces the protein MPEQHQPADLSPPIGVSYVMPVLNDATHVRAAVESILAQVYDGPVEVLIALGPSIDGTDALVADLASRDDRITVLENEAGSTPAGLNLGIRAARFPVVVRVDSHSMLAPEYTRVAVETLVRTGADNVGGIMDARGETAFERAVALAYTTPVGLGGSAFHVGGQEGPAETVYLGVFRKDALERVGLFDETVKRGQDWELNRRLRATGGTVWFTPELAVTYRPRSSVERLARQMLSTGLWRGELARRFPAANGIRYFVPPAMVVGVALGLLLGIGGIVQAALGAAPWMLVGFAVPAVYLLFVLLATLVFARRSGAATATWFVAVLPIIHVAWGTGFVLGSLSLTRNIAGHTGR, from the coding sequence ATGCCCGAGCAGCACCAACCGGCGGACCTGTCGCCGCCGATCGGCGTGTCCTACGTCATGCCCGTGTTGAACGACGCGACGCACGTCCGGGCCGCCGTCGAGTCGATCCTCGCGCAGGTGTACGACGGCCCCGTCGAGGTGCTCATCGCGCTGGGGCCCTCGATCGACGGGACCGACGCCCTGGTCGCCGACCTCGCGTCGCGCGACGACCGGATCACCGTGCTCGAGAACGAGGCGGGTTCGACCCCAGCGGGACTGAACCTCGGGATCCGGGCCGCCCGCTTCCCGGTCGTCGTGCGCGTCGACTCGCACTCGATGCTCGCGCCCGAGTACACGCGCGTGGCCGTCGAGACGCTCGTGCGCACCGGGGCCGACAACGTCGGCGGCATCATGGATGCCCGGGGCGAGACCGCGTTCGAACGCGCGGTCGCACTCGCCTACACCACGCCCGTCGGGCTCGGCGGTTCGGCGTTCCACGTCGGCGGCCAGGAGGGTCCGGCCGAGACCGTGTACCTCGGCGTGTTCCGCAAGGACGCGCTCGAACGCGTGGGCCTGTTCGACGAGACCGTCAAGCGGGGTCAGGACTGGGAGCTGAACCGCAGGCTGCGCGCCACGGGCGGCACGGTCTGGTTCACACCGGAACTCGCCGTGACCTACCGTCCGCGCTCGAGCGTCGAACGCCTCGCGCGGCAGATGCTCTCCACCGGGCTCTGGCGCGGCGAACTCGCACGACGGTTCCCGGCGGCCAACGGCATCCGCTACTTCGTGCCGCCCGCGATGGTGGTCGGCGTCGCGCTCGGCCTCCTGCTCGGCATCGGCGGCATCGTGCAGGCCGCCCTCGGGGCGGCGCCCTGGATGCTCGTCGGATTCGCGGTGCCCGCCGTGTACCTGCTCTTCGTGCTCCTGGCCACCCTCGTGTTCGCGCGGAGATCGGGTGCCGCGACGGCGACCTGGTTCGTCGCGGTCCTGCCGATCATCCACGTCGCGTGGGGCACCGGATTCGTCCTCGGGTCGTTGTCGCTGACGCGCAACATCGCCGGACACACGGGAAGGTGA
- a CDS encoding S1C family serine protease, with amino-acid sequence MTETNTGGTPEAPDAGVDEATRTAPAAQPEAADAAQPEAAPAQPTAAPAQPEVAPAPEAAPAQPEAAPARPTGTVYAPGQAPQPYLAGQYRHEPAPAPAQPAPAQAAPIAPNQTAPTTPLAAPAASATGSGSIPPAFGGTVAPERPEPAKQRRVGFGVAAAVVAAALIGGASGAGIFALTSNTGDGASVRETSSGTSRIVVDEDGSVNRVAAVAAAASPSVVTIEVAGGSSAGTGSGVILSEDGYVLTNTHVVTLDGATGDPAIQVKADDGRLYEAELIGTDPLSDLAVIKLVDASGLTPIEFADSGELNVGDTAIAIGAPLGLSGTVTNGIVSALNRSIDVASSAAPETTPDAPEGDQGDRGDGQSPFDFWNFDIPGEGGGGGQGGQASGGLISIPVIQTDAAINPGNSGGALVDGQGRLIGINVAILSAGGASGEAGNIGVGFAVPSNLAQRIADEIIENGSATHGLLGATVTSAQASGESDVVGALISEVSPGGAAEAAGLQSGDVVTGLNGIPITDQTDLTAQIRALAGGAEAEVSYVRDGETATVSVTLGTYEG; translated from the coding sequence ATGACCGAGACCAACACCGGCGGGACCCCTGAGGCCCCCGACGCCGGCGTCGACGAGGCGACCCGCACCGCGCCTGCGGCGCAGCCCGAGGCAGCGGATGCCGCGCAGCCCGAGGCAGCGCCGGCGCAGCCCACGGCCGCCCCCGCGCAGCCCGAGGTCGCCCCCGCGCCCGAGGCGGCGCCTGCGCAGCCCGAGGCGGCGCCCGCGCGCCCGACCGGAACGGTGTACGCGCCCGGCCAGGCCCCGCAGCCCTACCTCGCGGGCCAGTACCGCCACGAGCCCGCACCCGCACCGGCCCAGCCCGCACCGGCGCAGGCGGCGCCGATTGCGCCGAACCAGACCGCCCCGACGACCCCGCTGGCCGCGCCCGCGGCATCGGCCACAGGCTCGGGCTCGATTCCCCCCGCCTTCGGCGGCACCGTCGCTCCCGAACGACCCGAGCCGGCCAAGCAGCGCCGGGTCGGGTTCGGCGTCGCCGCGGCCGTCGTGGCCGCCGCGCTCATCGGCGGCGCGTCGGGTGCGGGCATCTTCGCGCTCACCTCGAACACCGGCGACGGAGCCTCCGTCCGGGAGACCTCGTCGGGAACCTCGCGAATCGTCGTCGACGAGGACGGTTCGGTGAACCGAGTCGCGGCGGTCGCGGCCGCCGCGAGCCCGAGCGTCGTCACGATCGAGGTCGCCGGCGGATCGTCGGCGGGTACCGGCTCGGGCGTCATCCTGTCCGAGGACGGCTACGTGCTCACCAACACGCACGTCGTGACCCTCGACGGTGCGACGGGCGACCCCGCGATCCAGGTCAAGGCCGACGACGGGCGTCTCTACGAGGCCGAGCTCATCGGCACGGACCCGCTCAGCGACCTCGCGGTCATCAAGCTCGTCGACGCGTCGGGCCTCACTCCCATCGAGTTCGCCGATTCGGGCGAGCTCAACGTCGGCGACACCGCGATCGCGATCGGTGCGCCGCTCGGACTGTCCGGGACTGTGACGAACGGCATCGTCAGCGCGCTGAACCGAAGCATCGACGTCGCCTCGTCGGCCGCTCCCGAGACGACCCCCGACGCCCCGGAGGGCGACCAGGGCGACCGGGGCGACGGGCAGAGCCCGTTCGACTTCTGGAACTTCGACATCCCCGGCGAGGGCGGTGGCGGAGGCCAGGGCGGCCAGGCGAGCGGCGGGCTCATCTCGATCCCGGTGATCCAGACGGATGCCGCGATCAACCCGGGCAACTCCGGCGGCGCGCTCGTCGACGGCCAGGGTCGCCTGATCGGCATCAACGTCGCGATCCTGTCCGCGGGCGGAGCCTCGGGCGAGGCCGGCAACATCGGCGTCGGCTTCGCGGTGCCGTCGAACCTGGCCCAGCGCATCGCCGACGAGATCATCGAGAACGGCTCGGCGACGCACGGCCTGCTCGGTGCGACGGTGACCTCGGCACAGGCCAGCGGCGAGAGCGACGTGGTCGGCGCCCTCATCTCCGAGGTGAGCCCAGGCGGTGCCGCCGAGGCGGCCGGGCTCCAGTCGGGCGACGTGGTGACGGGCCTGAACGGCATCCCGATCACCGACCAGACCGACCTCACGGCGCAGATCCGGGCTCTCGCCGGCGGTGCCGAGGCCGAGGTGAGCTACGTGCGAGACGGCGAGACCGCCACGGTCTCGGTGACGCTCGGGACGTACGAGGGCTGA